The following proteins are co-located in the Pseudoalteromonas sp. N1230-9 genome:
- the uvrA gene encoding excinuclease ABC subunit UvrA yields MENIEVRGARTHNLKDISLTIPRDKLIVITGLSGSGKSSLAFDTLYAEGQRRYVESLSAYARQFLSLMEKPDVDHIEGLSPAISIEQKSTSHNPRSTVGTITEIYDYLRLLFARVGEPRCPTHDLPLAAQTISQMVDTVLALPEGSKLMLLAPVVKDRKGEHVKLLEQLASQGFIRARIDGEVCDLSDPPTLELHKKHTIEVVVDRFKVKDGQQQRLAESFETALELSAGIAHVAAMDDSLSEDMLFSANFACPTCGYAMSELEPRLFSFNNPAGACQSCDGLGVRQYFDPNRVVQNPELSLSGGAIKGWDKRSFYYFQMLQAVAEHYKFDLEVPFQELGKDAQKVILEGSGKTKIAFNYRNDRGDLITRNHEFEGVLNNMNRRYRETESNSVREELAKYQTSQACPSCHGSRLREEARHVFIGQTNLPAITTMSIGESMAFFDGLNLTGQRAQIADKILKEIRDRLSFLINVGLNYLSLERSADTLSGGEAQRIRLASQIGAGLVGVMYVLDEPSIGLHQRDNDRLLKTLIHLRDLGNTVIVVEHDEDAIRAADHIIDIGPGAGVHGGHVIAEGTHDDILASKDSITGQYLSGEKKIEVPTARHQTTDKWLELFGATGNNLKNVDLRIPFGLMTCITGVSGSGKSTLINDTLFKLAHTELNGATTAEAAPYKSIKGLDHFDKVIDIDQSPIGRTPRSNPATYTGIFTGIRELFAGTQEARSRGYKVGRFSFNVKGGRCEACQGDGVIKVEMHFLPDVYVPCDVCKGQRYNRETLEVQYKGKNIHQVLEMTVEDARDYFDKIPAIARKLQTLMDVGLSYIRLGQAATTLSGGEAQRVKLARELSKRDTGKTLYILDEPTTGLHFADIQQLLVVLHRLRDHGNTIVVIEHNLDVIKTADWIVDLGPEGGSGGGEILISGTPEEVADCERSHTGRYLKPLL; encoded by the coding sequence ATGGAAAACATTGAAGTCCGAGGCGCCCGCACGCACAACTTAAAAGACATCAGCCTAACCATTCCCCGTGATAAGCTGATAGTTATCACTGGCCTATCTGGTTCAGGGAAATCGTCTTTAGCGTTTGATACTTTGTATGCAGAAGGGCAACGTCGTTATGTTGAATCACTGTCAGCGTATGCAAGACAGTTCTTATCGCTAATGGAAAAACCCGATGTCGATCACATCGAAGGTTTATCGCCAGCTATCTCTATCGAGCAAAAATCGACCTCGCATAACCCGCGTTCAACAGTTGGTACAATCACTGAGATTTACGATTACCTACGTTTATTATTTGCCCGTGTCGGTGAGCCTCGCTGCCCTACTCACGACTTACCGCTTGCAGCACAAACGATCAGCCAAATGGTCGACACAGTTTTAGCCCTACCAGAAGGGAGCAAGCTAATGTTGTTAGCACCGGTTGTGAAAGACCGAAAAGGTGAGCATGTTAAGCTGCTTGAGCAACTCGCAAGCCAAGGTTTTATTCGCGCACGCATCGATGGCGAAGTCTGTGACTTATCAGATCCACCGACCCTTGAGCTTCATAAAAAGCATACGATTGAAGTTGTGGTTGACCGCTTTAAAGTTAAAGATGGCCAACAACAGCGTTTAGCTGAATCATTCGAAACGGCCCTTGAGCTATCAGCTGGTATTGCCCATGTAGCGGCAATGGACGATTCACTCAGCGAAGACATGCTGTTTTCTGCTAATTTTGCCTGCCCAACGTGTGGCTATGCAATGAGTGAACTTGAGCCGCGTTTATTCTCGTTTAACAACCCTGCGGGTGCGTGTCAAAGCTGTGATGGTTTAGGTGTGCGTCAGTATTTTGATCCAAACCGTGTTGTGCAAAATCCTGAGCTAAGCCTATCGGGTGGTGCAATTAAAGGTTGGGACAAACGTAGCTTTTATTACTTCCAAATGCTGCAAGCTGTCGCAGAGCATTATAAGTTTGACCTAGAAGTGCCTTTCCAAGAACTTGGTAAAGATGCGCAAAAGGTGATTCTTGAAGGTTCAGGTAAAACTAAAATCGCCTTTAATTACCGTAACGACCGTGGTGATTTAATTACGCGTAACCATGAGTTTGAAGGCGTTTTAAATAATATGAATCGCCGCTACCGTGAAACAGAGTCAAACTCAGTGCGTGAAGAGCTCGCAAAATACCAAACAAGCCAAGCGTGCCCGAGCTGTCATGGCTCTCGATTACGCGAAGAAGCTCGCCATGTATTTATAGGCCAAACCAATCTACCTGCAATCACCACAATGAGTATTGGTGAAAGCATGGCATTTTTTGATGGTTTAAATCTAACAGGCCAGCGCGCGCAAATTGCTGATAAAATCCTTAAAGAAATTCGTGACCGTTTATCTTTTTTAATTAATGTAGGCCTTAATTATTTATCGCTTGAGCGAAGTGCCGACACCCTGTCTGGCGGTGAAGCGCAGCGTATTCGTTTAGCAAGTCAAATCGGTGCAGGTCTTGTTGGTGTAATGTACGTATTGGATGAGCCATCCATTGGTTTGCATCAGCGCGATAACGACCGCCTATTAAAAACCCTTATTCACTTGCGCGATTTAGGCAATACAGTGATTGTGGTTGAGCATGACGAAGATGCCATTCGCGCTGCAGACCATATTATCGATATTGGTCCTGGTGCGGGTGTTCATGGTGGCCATGTTATTGCCGAGGGTACCCACGACGATATTCTAGCGAGTAAAGATTCAATCACAGGTCAGTACCTCTCTGGCGAAAAGAAAATCGAAGTACCAACGGCTCGCCATCAAACCACCGACAAATGGCTTGAGTTATTTGGTGCCACAGGTAACAACTTAAAGAACGTTGATTTACGTATTCCATTTGGCTTAATGACCTGTATCACGGGTGTATCAGGCTCAGGTAAATCAACGCTTATCAACGACACTTTATTTAAGCTGGCTCATACCGAGTTAAATGGCGCAACGACCGCCGAAGCGGCCCCGTACAAGTCAATCAAGGGCCTAGATCATTTTGATAAAGTGATTGATATTGACCAAAGCCCGATTGGCCGTACTCCGCGCTCAAACCCTGCAACTTACACCGGCATTTTTACTGGTATTCGTGAGCTATTTGCGGGTACTCAAGAAGCCCGCTCGCGTGGCTATAAGGTTGGTCGTTTTAGCTTTAACGTTAAAGGTGGTCGTTGTGAAGCGTGCCAAGGCGATGGTGTGATCAAGGTAGAAATGCACTTTTTACCTGATGTATATGTACCTTGTGATGTATGTAAAGGCCAGCGCTACAACCGTGAAACCCTCGAAGTACAGTACAAAGGTAAAAACATTCACCAAGTACTCGAAATGACCGTAGAAGATGCCCGTGACTACTTTGATAAAATTCCGGCTATTGCACGTAAACTGCAAACCTTAATGGATGTCGGCTTATCGTATATTCGCTTAGGTCAAGCGGCAACGACTCTTTCAGGTGGTGAAGCGCAGCGTGTAAAACTGGCTCGTGAACTGTCAAAACGCGATACCGGTAAAACCTTATATATCCTTGATGAGCCAACTACGGGTTTACACTTTGCTGATATTCAGCAATTATTAGTAGTACTTCACCGCTTACGCGATCACGGTAATACCATAGTTGTTATTGAGCATAACCTTGATGTGATTAAAACCGCAGACTGGATTGTCGATTTAGGTCCAGAAGGTGGCTCAGGCGGCGGTGAAATTTTAATTTCTGGTACACCTGAAGAGGTCGCTGATTGTGAGCG
- a CDS encoding MFS transporter, translated as MTASSLNSREKRAAVSLASVFAFRMLGLFMLMPVLAIYGQQLEGFSPLWIGFAIGAYGLTQAVLQIPMGWLSDKIGRKKVIIGGLCVFALGSVIAATAESVQMVTLGRALQGMGAIASALLALASDLSRDEQRPKVMAVIGMCIGMSFAVAMLLGPIVAASWGVAGVFWLTAGLAILGIFIVLFLVPNAVSKAPKGDTLATLDDIKQLIKHPQLARLDFGVMLLHLTLTTVFVALPGQLIKDGLIADHHWYLYIPVLFLAFFLMAPMMIVAIRKEKEKQAFIGSIALLVLSMLAMSLWVDSVIGIGICMLVYFIAFNFLEATMPALVSRIAPANQKGSAMGVFSSTQFFGAFLGGLLGGYVAQVLSAQAVFAAAALVGLIWLILAWNMQVPPRSKIISLMTELSSEQQAQVLASRLVALPGVIEATVVCDENRSYLKINDKEFDLDQARKVAGLI; from the coding sequence ATGACAGCATCTTCACTCAACTCTCGAGAAAAACGCGCAGCCGTTTCGTTGGCGAGCGTATTTGCATTCCGTATGCTTGGCCTATTTATGCTGATGCCAGTATTGGCGATTTATGGTCAGCAATTAGAAGGGTTTTCGCCACTGTGGATTGGCTTTGCTATCGGTGCCTATGGTTTAACACAAGCCGTGCTGCAAATTCCGATGGGTTGGTTGTCTGATAAAATTGGTCGTAAAAAAGTGATTATTGGTGGCCTTTGTGTGTTTGCACTTGGCTCTGTTATTGCGGCAACCGCTGAGTCTGTGCAAATGGTGACACTAGGGCGTGCACTGCAAGGTATGGGTGCGATTGCCAGTGCCTTATTGGCGCTGGCTTCTGATTTAAGCCGTGATGAACAACGTCCGAAAGTTATGGCCGTGATTGGCATGTGCATTGGTATGAGCTTTGCTGTTGCTATGCTACTTGGGCCAATTGTTGCTGCCTCTTGGGGAGTTGCTGGAGTATTTTGGCTTACCGCAGGGCTTGCTATTTTAGGTATTTTTATTGTGTTATTTTTAGTGCCTAATGCGGTTAGTAAAGCCCCAAAAGGCGACACGCTCGCGACGCTTGATGACATTAAGCAACTGATTAAACACCCGCAATTAGCACGCCTTGATTTTGGTGTGATGTTGCTTCACCTGACATTAACCACCGTATTTGTCGCCTTACCAGGTCAGCTTATCAAAGATGGTTTAATTGCAGACCATCATTGGTATTTATACATCCCTGTGCTGTTTTTAGCGTTTTTCTTGATGGCTCCAATGATGATAGTGGCGATTCGAAAAGAAAAAGAGAAACAAGCCTTTATTGGCTCAATCGCGCTGCTTGTTTTAAGTATGCTCGCGATGTCGTTATGGGTTGATTCGGTGATTGGCATTGGTATTTGTATGCTGGTTTACTTTATTGCTTTTAACTTTTTAGAAGCAACCATGCCTGCACTTGTGTCGCGTATTGCCCCTGCAAATCAAAAAGGTTCTGCGATGGGGGTGTTCTCATCAACGCAGTTTTTTGGTGCCTTTTTAGGTGGTTTATTAGGGGGTTACGTTGCTCAAGTGTTAAGTGCGCAAGCAGTGTTTGCGGCGGCAGCACTTGTTGGGTTAATATGGCTTATCCTTGCTTGGAATATGCAAGTCCCACCAAGAAGTAAAATTATTAGCTTAATGACTGAATTAAGTTCAGAGCAGCAGGCACAAGTGCTTGCTTCTCGTCTAGTTGCTTTACCGGGCGTAATTGAAGCAACGGTTGTTTGTGATGAAAATCGCAGCTATTTAAAGATTAATGATAAAGAATTTGACCTAGACCAAGCACGTAAAGTGGCTGGTTTAATCTAA
- the ssb gene encoding single-stranded DNA-binding protein, translating to MARGVNKVILVGNLGQDPEVRYMPNGNGVANISIATTDSWKDKNTGQMQERTEWHRVVLFGKLAEVAGEYLRKGSQVYIEGRLQTRKWTDQSGQEKYTTEIVVDMGGQMQMLGGRGGDQQGGGYQGGQSQGGYQGGQQQGGGYGGGSQQAQSNNSYAPQQQSAPAQQQQRPQQQPAPQQQSNNQYGGGYGQQQQNNAPQQGGGFAPKPQNAPQGGASNPMEPPIDFDDDIPF from the coding sequence ATGGCACGCGGTGTGAACAAAGTTATCTTGGTTGGTAATTTAGGCCAAGATCCAGAAGTACGTTATATGCCTAATGGCAATGGCGTAGCGAATATCAGCATTGCTACGACAGATAGCTGGAAAGATAAAAACACAGGGCAAATGCAAGAGCGTACTGAATGGCACCGTGTTGTGTTATTTGGCAAACTCGCTGAAGTAGCTGGTGAGTATCTTCGTAAAGGTTCACAAGTGTACATTGAAGGTCGTTTACAAACGCGTAAATGGACTGACCAATCAGGCCAAGAAAAATACACCACAGAGATCGTGGTAGACATGGGCGGCCAAATGCAAATGTTAGGTGGCCGTGGTGGCGATCAGCAAGGTGGTGGTTATCAAGGTGGCCAATCACAAGGCGGTTACCAAGGTGGCCAACAACAAGGTGGCGGCTACGGCGGTGGCTCACAACAAGCACAAAGCAATAATAGCTATGCGCCACAACAACAGTCTGCGCCAGCACAGCAGCAACAGCGCCCGCAACAGCAACCTGCACCACAACAACAAAGTAATAACCAGTATGGTGGCGGTTATGGTCAACAGCAGCAAAACAACGCGCCACAACAAGGCGGTGGCTTTGCGCCTAAACCTCAAAATGCACCACAAGGCGGCGCATCAAACCCGATGGAGCCACCAATCGATTTTGATGATGATATTCCGTTCTAA